The bacterium region CAGATACACCGTCGAACTTCGGCGGCACCGTCCACATGCAGCGGTGGCGGCAGGCGAAGGACGCGGCGTCCGCGGATCTCGTCGCGGTCTTCTTCGACCACGGCGCGCGGACGCGACCGCACGTCCACAGGTCCGATCAGGTGTTGTTCGTCGTCGAGGGCGAAGGAATCGTCGCGACCGAGCGGAACCGCCGGCTCATCCACCCTGGAGACATTGTCATCGTGCCGGCCGGTGAATGGCACTGGCACGGCGCGACACCAACGAGCGCGATGTGCCACGTCTCGTCGCGGCCGGCCGGGCCAACGGATTGGAGCGTGCCGCTTCGGGATTGGGATACGTATATGGAAGGCGCACGCTAAACCGGCGGCACCCGGCTACTCTGCCGGCAGCCGGCTCGTCGAAACGGCGCGCCGCAGCACGCGCATAGTGACGCGTCCATGTTTTGCCCGGCCCGCTCGAACGAGTACGGCGATTCGACTACCCGGGACAGGGAACGCCGCGCGAGCGGTGAACGGCAACGTTACGCACGGCCTCCGGGGGACGGAGATGGTCGTCGGTAGATACCTACGGTTGCCGGAAGGATATTCCGCGGAACAGGTCGGCAAGGTCTGGTACCTCGCGGATCCTGGCGGCGCGCTGCTCT contains the following coding sequences:
- a CDS encoding cupin domain-containing protein — translated: MELVRPQRSEARPADTPSNFGGTVHMQRWRQAKDAASADLVAVFFDHGARTRPHVHRSDQVLFVVEGEGIVATERNRRLIHPGDIVIVPAGEWHWHGATPTSAMCHVSSRPAGPTDWSVPLRDWDTYMEGAR